In Clostridium swellfunianum, a genomic segment contains:
- a CDS encoding class II aldolase/adducin family protein, with product MQKKYYSDFEAKNVICEIGKRMYNRNFVAANDGNISVKVGPNTIWCTPTGVSKGFMTPDMLVKMDLKGNVLSGKCKPSSEVKMHLRVYNENPEVNAVCHAHPPVATSFAIAGIQLDKAVLPEAVVLLGNVPVAPYATPGTQEVPDSIAPYCKDYNAVLLANHGALTWGSDPIEAYHRMESLEHYALILMYTGKIINKSNELSCNQVDELLKIREKMGIKSGGVPPCKIEEPKTSKVDKEIDKDEAIKVIVAKVTEQVLRGLKG from the coding sequence ATGCAGAAAAAGTATTACTCAGACTTTGAAGCAAAAAATGTAATATGTGAAATAGGTAAGAGAATGTACAACAGAAACTTTGTTGCTGCAAACGATGGAAACATATCTGTAAAGGTCGGACCAAATACAATTTGGTGCACTCCAACAGGAGTAAGCAAAGGATTTATGACTCCAGATATGCTTGTTAAAATGGATTTGAAGGGAAATGTGCTTTCAGGAAAATGCAAGCCTTCTTCAGAGGTTAAAATGCACCTTAGGGTATATAATGAAAACCCAGAGGTAAATGCAGTGTGCCATGCTCACCCACCTGTAGCAACTTCTTTCGCTATAGCAGGAATACAGCTTGATAAGGCAGTGCTTCCAGAAGCAGTAGTTCTTCTTGGGAATGTGCCTGTAGCACCATATGCTACACCAGGAACTCAAGAAGTGCCAGATTCCATTGCTCCTTATTGTAAGGATTATAATGCTGTACTTCTTGCAAACCACGGAGCTTTAACCTGGGGAAGTGACCCGATTGAAGCTTACCATAGAATGGAATCATTAGAGCACTATGCACTTATACTTATGTATACAGGCAAGATAATAAATAAGTCAAATGAACTAAGCTGCAATCAAGTAGATGAGCTTTTGAAAATAAGAGAAAAGATGGGAATAAAAAGTGGAGGAGTACCTCCATGTAAGATAGAAGAACCAAAGACTAGTAAAGTAGATAAAGAAATAGATAAGGATGAAGCTATTAAAGTTATAGTAGCTAAGGTAACAGAACAAGTATTGAGAGGATTAAAAGGCTAG
- a CDS encoding DeoR/GlpR family DNA-binding transcription regulator, translating into MLPIARKNKIKEIIKEKKSVTVSELAKSFKVTEETIRKDLQSLEEEGFLTRTYGGAYIPDGVENDVDITLREHIHIEGKQKIAAECLNYINNGDSIFLDASSTSLYIAESLKNKRLTVTTNSIKIVEHLASNPNIKLIIIGGRIEQASMSVLGRNAESNMNNYFFDAAFISCRALSMQHGITDSNEMQAEIRKIAIEHSNRAFLVADYTKFDRTAFTKICDYKTINTLIVDKSLSDEWKLFLQSYDINLIECE; encoded by the coding sequence ATGCTTCCAATCGCTAGAAAAAATAAAATCAAAGAAATAATAAAAGAAAAAAAAAGTGTTACAGTTTCAGAGTTAGCAAAATCCTTTAAGGTTACTGAGGAGACTATAAGAAAAGATCTTCAAAGTTTAGAAGAAGAGGGTTTTTTAACAAGAACATACGGGGGAGCTTATATACCCGACGGCGTTGAAAACGATGTCGATATTACTTTAAGAGAACATATCCATATAGAAGGAAAACAAAAGATTGCAGCTGAATGCTTAAATTATATCAACAATGGCGACTCTATATTTCTAGATGCCTCTTCGACTTCACTTTATATAGCCGAAAGCTTGAAGAATAAACGTTTAACTGTGACTACTAACTCAATTAAAATAGTAGAGCATCTAGCTAGCAATCCAAATATCAAGCTTATTATTATAGGTGGACGAATAGAGCAAGCTTCTATGTCTGTCTTAGGCCGAAATGCTGAATCCAATATGAACAACTATTTCTTTGATGCTGCTTTTATTTCCTGCAGAGCACTAAGCATGCAGCACGGAATTACAGACTCTAATGAAATGCAGGCAGAAATAAGAAAAATAGCTATCGAGCACTCTAATAGAGCTTTTTTGGTTGCTGATTATACTAAATTTGATAGGACTGCTTTTACAAAAATCTGTGACTACAAGACAATTAACACCTTAATTGTAGATAAGTCGTTGAGTGATGAATGGAAATTATTTTTACAAAGTTATGATATTAATTTAATCGAGTGCGAATAG
- the mtnA gene encoding S-methyl-5-thioribose-1-phosphate isomerase: MSENTVIQSVLLDDENSTLVILDQTLLPNEKLFLRLTSQNQIWEAIYSLRVRGAPAIGIAAGFGAYLGTKESKAETYEALYEDFKKVKEYLASSRPTAVNLFWALDRMETRFKKEEGKTVEEVKKALKEEAENIRKEDETICKTIGENSLSLLKDGMGILTHCNAGTIATAKYGTALAPIYLGKERGINFKVYADETRPLLQGARLTAWELNEAGVDVTLICDNMASIVMKEGKINAVLVGCDRVALNGDTANKIGTSGVAILAKHYGIPFYVHAPLSTIDLKCSTGNDIHIELRPDEEITTKWYEKPMAPEGVKTYNPCFDVTDNSLITAIITEKGIAYPPYNESLPKLFK; encoded by the coding sequence ATGAGTGAAAATACAGTAATACAATCAGTGCTATTGGATGATGAAAATAGTACTCTAGTTATATTAGATCAAACACTACTTCCGAATGAAAAGTTATTCTTAAGATTGACTAGCCAAAACCAAATTTGGGAGGCTATATATTCTCTTAGAGTTAGGGGAGCACCAGCAATAGGTATTGCAGCAGGTTTTGGTGCTTACCTTGGTACAAAAGAGTCTAAGGCTGAAACTTATGAGGCGTTATATGAAGATTTCAAAAAGGTTAAAGAATACCTTGCTTCTTCAAGACCAACTGCAGTGAATCTTTTCTGGGCGCTAGACAGAATGGAGACTCGTTTTAAGAAAGAAGAAGGAAAGACAGTTGAAGAAGTAAAAAAAGCTCTTAAAGAAGAAGCTGAAAATATAAGAAAAGAAGATGAAACAATTTGTAAAACTATAGGAGAAAATTCCCTTTCATTATTAAAGGATGGTATGGGGATACTAACTCACTGTAATGCGGGTACTATTGCAACAGCTAAGTATGGTACTGCACTTGCTCCAATTTACCTTGGTAAAGAGAGAGGTATAAATTTTAAGGTTTATGCCGATGAAACAAGACCACTACTACAGGGAGCAAGACTTACAGCTTGGGAGCTTAATGAAGCAGGTGTAGATGTTACGCTAATTTGTGACAATATGGCTTCTATAGTTATGAAGGAAGGGAAAATAAACGCAGTTCTAGTGGGCTGTGACAGAGTTGCGCTAAACGGAGACACAGCTAACAAGATAGGTACCTCAGGAGTTGCTATACTTGCTAAGCACTATGGAATACCATTTTATGTACATGCACCACTTTCAACTATAGATTTAAAATGCTCAACAGGAAATGATATTCACATAGAATTAAGGCCAGATGAAGAAATAACAACAAAGTGGTATGAAAAGCCAATGGCTCCAGAAGGAGTTAAGACTTACAATCCATGCTTTGATGTAACTGATAACAGCCTAATAACTGCTATCATTACTGAGAAGGGAATAGCTTATCCGCCATATAATGAAAGTCTTCCAAAATTATTTAAATAA
- the mtnK gene encoding S-methyl-5-thioribose kinase encodes MSRFEKEYFTMSENDAIEYSKVVLKFFSENAVLTCKEIGDGNLNYVFRIIEEATGKSVIVKQAGPVARISDEFKLSPDRNRIEAEILKLQYELAPGLAPKVYNYDPIMNCCAMEDLSDHVILRTALLKHQKFPKFADHITTFMVNTLLLTTDIVMGHKEKKGLVKSFINPELCEISEDLVYTEPFFDCPRNDIFEPTKAFAKELLWEDKKFLLETAKLKFEFMANAQSLIHGDLHSGSIFVKEDSTKVIDPEFAFYGPAGYDIGNVIAHFIFALVNAEATMEEGTEKDAYIAWIKETVANIVDMFKEKFNKVYDEKATERVAKYEGFKEYYLSSILRDTAAVAGLELCRRTLGLAHVKDVTSIADAEKRAASEKFCLTVGKNLVMNRESMLDGKSYLQLIER; translated from the coding sequence ATGTCAAGGTTTGAAAAAGAATATTTCACTATGAGTGAAAATGATGCTATAGAATATTCAAAGGTTGTACTAAAGTTTTTCAGCGAAAATGCAGTGTTAACTTGTAAAGAGATTGGTGATGGAAACCTTAACTATGTATTTAGAATAATAGAAGAAGCTACTGGAAAGTCTGTTATTGTAAAACAAGCAGGACCAGTTGCGAGAATTTCTGATGAGTTTAAGCTTTCTCCTGATAGAAACAGAATTGAAGCAGAAATATTAAAGCTTCAGTATGAGTTGGCTCCAGGACTTGCACCAAAGGTTTACAACTATGATCCTATTATGAACTGCTGTGCTATGGAAGATTTATCTGACCACGTAATTTTAAGAACAGCATTGCTTAAACATCAAAAGTTCCCAAAGTTTGCTGATCATATAACAACTTTTATGGTTAATACATTGCTTTTAACTACAGATATAGTTATGGGACACAAAGAAAAGAAAGGCCTTGTAAAGAGTTTTATAAATCCAGAACTCTGTGAAATAAGTGAAGACTTAGTTTATACAGAGCCATTCTTTGACTGTCCAAGAAATGATATATTTGAACCAACAAAGGCTTTTGCTAAAGAACTATTATGGGAGGACAAGAAATTCCTTCTTGAAACTGCAAAATTAAAATTTGAGTTTATGGCTAATGCGCAATCATTAATTCATGGAGATTTGCATAGTGGTTCAATATTTGTTAAAGAAGATTCTACAAAGGTTATCGATCCGGAATTTGCTTTCTATGGTCCGGCTGGATATGATATAGGAAATGTAATAGCTCATTTTATATTTGCTTTAGTAAATGCTGAAGCTACTATGGAAGAGGGAACAGAAAAGGATGCCTATATAGCTTGGATAAAAGAAACTGTAGCAAATATTGTAGATATGTTTAAAGAAAAATTCAATAAGGTTTACGACGAGAAAGCTACTGAAAGAGTTGCTAAATACGAAGGCTTTAAGGAATACTACTTAAGTTCTATACTAAGAGATACTGCTGCTGTAGCAGGCCTTGAGCTTTGCAGAAGAACTCTTGGACTAGCTCATGTAAAAGATGTTACTTCTATTGCTGATGCAGAAAAAAGAGCAGCTTCTGAAAAGTTCTGCTTAACTGTAGGAAAGAATTTAGTGATGAACAGAGAAAGTATGCTTGATGGAAAGAGTTATTTACAGCTAATTGAGAGATAA
- a CDS encoding ABC transporter permease: MENKAVNKKSFNLFDFLYKYGTIITILILLVFFTMSSDRFMTQSNIINILRSISIVTIISIGITISLSVGGFDLSAGSVASISVAVVISMFVWHQQNTFVAILAAIGAALVAGAFNSFMIVKVRIPDMLMTLATMFIFQGIALTYTKGAVISQNMVMSNGETAPGQISSLFAQFGKVPWIIIIMLVVVLIVHVFLTYTKHGRYMYIIGGNMEAARLSGIPVNKYRVLAYLLSALFAAIGGIMLGSRVMTAEINAGAPYLMDAVAAAYIGLSVGGSGKANALGTLVGAILIGILQNGLVMLSVPYYAMDIVKGTVLAFALALTYYKKR; encoded by the coding sequence GTGGAAAATAAGGCGGTAAATAAAAAGTCTTTTAATCTATTTGATTTCTTATATAAATATGGAACTATTATAACTATTTTGATATTACTTGTTTTCTTTACAATGTCTTCAGACAGATTTATGACGCAGTCTAACATTATAAATATATTACGTTCCATATCCATAGTTACGATTATCTCAATTGGTATAACAATTTCACTTTCAGTAGGTGGCTTTGATCTTTCAGCAGGAAGTGTAGCTTCAATTTCAGTGGCAGTAGTTATATCAATGTTCGTATGGCACCAACAGAATACTTTTGTAGCAATTCTTGCAGCTATTGGAGCAGCGTTAGTTGCTGGAGCATTTAACTCTTTTATGATAGTTAAAGTTAGAATTCCAGATATGCTTATGACATTAGCAACAATGTTTATTTTCCAAGGTATTGCACTTACTTATACTAAGGGTGCAGTTATTTCACAAAACATGGTTATGTCAAATGGTGAAACTGCTCCAGGACAAATAAGTTCGTTGTTTGCTCAGTTTGGAAAGGTTCCATGGATAATTATAATAATGCTTGTAGTTGTATTAATAGTACATGTTTTCCTAACATACACAAAGCATGGAAGATATATGTATATAATTGGGGGAAACATGGAAGCTGCCAGATTATCTGGTATTCCAGTTAACAAGTATAGAGTGTTAGCGTACCTTCTATCAGCGCTGTTTGCTGCTATAGGTGGTATAATGTTGGGTTCACGTGTTATGACAGCTGAAATAAATGCAGGTGCTCCATACTTAATGGATGCTGTAGCTGCTGCTTACATAGGTCTTTCAGTAGGAGGTTCGGGCAAGGCGAATGCTCTTGGAACTCTTGTAGGAGCAATTCTTATAGGGATCCTTCAAAATGGACTTGTTATGCTTTCAGTTCCTTACTATGCAATGGATATAGTAAAAGGAACAGTTCTAGCCTTTGCTCTAGCACTAACTTATTATAAAAAGCGTTAG
- a CDS encoding sugar ABC transporter ATP-binding protein, which yields MQKIKLEMKNISIEFPGVKALKNVDFNTETGVSHALIGANGAGKSTLMKVLSGAYNHYTGELFFNGQKADIRSPKESKNYGVQIVYQEVDTALIHYLTVAENIMLNEMIDGERKTSFVNWGSIYKKSQQILDSMNVKISSRKLVSELSLAEKQMVLIARAISKDCKFLILDEPTAPLSNTETEELFRIVRELKKKNVGVVFISHRLPELFEICDEITVMRDGEFVVKKDIKNTYQNEIVEYMLGRKMDEQFPAKENKPGEKLFEVKNLSDGKLVDNVSFDVRAGEIVGISGLVGAGKTELCKALFGATPNVTGQRILKGKALSIKKPHEAVRQGIALVPEERRKEGILVSESVAINITVANLKKFCSGGTFLNFKQERNVAKNMIDSLGIKTPGHEAKVQNLSGGNQQKVAIGKWLVTDSEVYIFDEPTKGVDVGAKKDIFELINSLAKAGKAVIYVTCEFSEILGVTDRVYVMYDGKIMKELETAKTNEEELLYYSTGGK from the coding sequence ATGCAAAAAATAAAGCTGGAAATGAAGAACATATCTATAGAGTTCCCGGGAGTTAAGGCACTAAAAAATGTTGATTTTAATACAGAGACAGGAGTGTCACACGCTTTAATTGGTGCTAATGGTGCTGGTAAATCTACATTGATGAAGGTTTTATCAGGAGCGTATAACCATTACACAGGAGAATTGTTTTTTAATGGACAAAAGGCTGATATAAGATCACCAAAAGAATCAAAAAATTATGGAGTACAAATTGTATACCAAGAAGTTGATACTGCACTTATTCATTATCTTACAGTAGCTGAAAATATAATGCTAAATGAAATGATTGATGGAGAAAGAAAAACCTCTTTTGTAAACTGGGGTTCTATTTATAAAAAATCACAACAAATTCTAGATAGTATGAATGTGAAGATATCTTCTAGAAAGCTTGTAAGTGAATTATCATTAGCTGAAAAGCAAATGGTTTTAATAGCAAGAGCTATTTCTAAGGACTGTAAGTTTCTTATTTTAGACGAACCTACGGCACCTCTTAGTAATACAGAAACAGAAGAGCTTTTTAGAATAGTTAGAGAGTTAAAAAAGAAAAATGTTGGTGTTGTTTTTATATCTCACAGGCTTCCAGAGCTTTTTGAAATTTGTGATGAGATAACAGTAATGAGAGATGGAGAGTTTGTCGTTAAAAAAGATATAAAAAATACCTACCAAAACGAAATAGTAGAATATATGCTTGGGAGAAAAATGGACGAGCAATTCCCAGCTAAAGAAAACAAGCCTGGAGAAAAGCTTTTTGAAGTTAAAAATTTAAGTGATGGAAAGCTTGTAGATAATGTAAGTTTCGATGTTAGAGCTGGCGAAATAGTTGGAATATCAGGACTTGTAGGTGCTGGTAAAACAGAACTTTGCAAGGCTTTATTTGGAGCTACACCTAATGTAACAGGCCAAAGAATACTCAAAGGAAAAGCGCTTTCTATAAAAAAACCTCATGAGGCAGTAAGGCAAGGTATAGCGCTTGTACCTGAAGAAAGAAGAAAAGAAGGGATACTAGTAAGTGAATCCGTTGCTATAAATATAACAGTTGCAAACCTTAAAAAGTTCTGCAGCGGCGGAACTTTCCTGAATTTTAAGCAAGAAAGAAATGTAGCTAAAAACATGATTGACAGTTTAGGGATAAAAACTCCTGGACATGAAGCTAAGGTTCAAAATCTTTCCGGAGGTAACCAGCAAAAGGTAGCTATAGGTAAGTGGCTTGTAACAGATTCAGAGGTTTATATCTTTGATGAGCCGACAAAGGGTGTAGACGTTGGAGCAAAAAAAGATATTTTTGAACTGATAAACAGCCTGGCTAAAGCAGGAAAAGCAGTAATCTACGTTACTTGTGAGTTTAGCGAAATACTAGGGGTCACAGACAGAGTTTATGTTATGTATGATGGAAAGATAATGAAGGAATTAGAGACAGCTAAGACTAATGAAGAAGAGTTACTATATTATTCAACAGGAGGAAAATAA
- a CDS encoding sugar ABC transporter substrate-binding protein, translating to MNKRLLTLALIATMSVSVFAGCAKKDAPANAGKKVEYSKNIPEKIANDKDGVKIMVIRKIGGDDHTAQFLAGAKKEGESMGFKVDTFTANGDTAKFHDAVSQAIEKGYDGVILSHGDDAATIEDVKKLTEKGIKVSAFDSNPDAGKVSGVTLTSQDDASLAKLALDELKKITNGQGNLAYLWVDGFPPMVNRNKVYTSFLSENTGLKEVDRFGIAAADTSVQTQNAVSAMLTKYPSGKLNAVFATWDAFAIGATRAVKEANRSKDVKIVGIDVSNADLQAMQEEGSPWVATAAVDPKLIGAINMRIVAKKIAGEQTPAEHKLQASLITQEQLKKAGKAVNMENLSEIVPGWGKSEDFNEAWMKELKDLFKK from the coding sequence ATGAACAAAAGATTATTAACACTAGCTTTAATTGCAACAATGTCAGTATCGGTATTCGCTGGCTGTGCTAAGAAGGATGCTCCGGCAAATGCAGGAAAAAAAGTAGAATATTCAAAGAACATACCTGAAAAAATAGCTAATGATAAAGATGGAGTAAAGATTATGGTTATTCGTAAGATAGGCGGAGATGACCATACAGCGCAATTTTTAGCAGGAGCTAAAAAAGAAGGAGAATCAATGGGATTTAAAGTTGATACCTTCACCGCAAATGGTGATACTGCTAAATTCCATGATGCTGTAAGTCAAGCTATTGAAAAAGGTTATGATGGAGTAATACTATCACATGGTGATGATGCTGCTACAATTGAAGATGTTAAAAAGCTTACTGAAAAGGGAATAAAAGTATCTGCTTTTGATTCTAATCCAGATGCAGGTAAGGTGTCAGGAGTTACTTTAACTTCTCAAGATGATGCATCATTAGCAAAGCTTGCTTTAGATGAATTAAAGAAGATAACAAATGGACAAGGTAATCTAGCATACCTTTGGGTTGATGGATTTCCACCAATGGTAAATAGAAACAAAGTTTATACTAGTTTCTTAAGTGAAAATACTGGATTAAAGGAAGTTGACAGGTTTGGAATCGCTGCTGCAGATACTTCAGTTCAAACTCAGAATGCAGTTTCAGCAATGCTTACAAAGTATCCAAGCGGTAAATTAAATGCCGTATTTGCTACATGGGATGCATTTGCAATAGGTGCAACTCGTGCTGTTAAAGAAGCGAATAGAAGCAAAGATGTTAAAATTGTTGGTATAGACGTATCAAATGCTGACCTTCAAGCTATGCAAGAAGAAGGAAGCCCTTGGGTTGCTACAGCTGCGGTTGATCCAAAGCTTATAGGAGCAATCAACATGAGAATAGTTGCTAAGAAAATTGCAGGAGAACAAACTCCAGCGGAGCATAAGCTACAGGCTTCTCTAATTACTCAAGAGCAATTAAAGAAAGCAGGAAAAGCTGTTAATATGGAAAATCTTTCAGAAATAGTTCCTGGATGGGGTAAATCTGAAGACTTTAATGAAGCTTGGATGAAGGAATTAAAAGATTTATTTAAGAAATAA
- a CDS encoding methyl-accepting chemotaxis protein, with protein MEHIHPILKNLVEAAPHINKMRENGYMVGITDREKSLIFIPNHVIDIRMKPNQMLPPDDPMLKVMKTGQPIEVKVGKELYGISFKAYYSPIRDEHDNIIGGFALGRELKVEEEVHEISTMLSQSISQISEAVSHIAKGSQNQESISHMMVDTVVSSSDKYKETDNIINFIKTVSNQTNLLSLNAQIEASRVGVAGRGFAVVANEMKKLGTSSGQAVNNIGNIINDIKKANDKVKDLVNDNSSIATEQAGAIQQILASMEELDRGIAKLKKIVEQL; from the coding sequence ATGGAGCACATACACCCAATTTTAAAAAATTTAGTAGAGGCTGCACCACATATAAACAAAATGAGGGAAAATGGATACATGGTTGGAATTACAGACAGGGAAAAATCACTGATTTTTATACCTAACCATGTAATCGATATAAGAATGAAGCCTAATCAAATGCTTCCGCCGGATGACCCTATGCTTAAGGTAATGAAAACAGGGCAGCCTATCGAAGTAAAGGTAGGAAAGGAGTTATATGGAATATCTTTTAAGGCATACTATTCTCCAATAAGAGATGAACATGATAACATAATTGGAGGCTTTGCTCTAGGAAGAGAACTTAAGGTAGAAGAAGAAGTGCATGAAATATCAACAATGCTATCTCAGTCCATTTCGCAGATAAGTGAGGCTGTATCCCATATAGCAAAAGGTTCTCAGAACCAGGAAAGTATTAGTCATATGATGGTGGATACTGTCGTAAGTTCCTCTGATAAATATAAAGAAACTGATAATATAATTAATTTTATTAAGACGGTATCTAATCAGACAAACTTACTTTCTTTAAATGCTCAAATTGAGGCTTCCAGAGTAGGTGTGGCAGGAAGAGGTTTTGCTGTTGTTGCTAATGAAATGAAAAAACTAGGAACAAGTAGTGGTCAGGCAGTAAATAACATTGGCAATATAATTAATGATATTAAAAAAGCTAATGATAAGGTTAAAGATCTTGTAAATGATAATAGTTCCATAGCTACCGAGCAGGCTGGGGCTATACAACAAATATTAGCAAGCATGGAAGAGCTTGATAGAGGAATAGCTAAACTTAAAAAAATAGTAGAGCAGTTATAA
- a CDS encoding LacI family DNA-binding transcriptional regulator, whose product MATIKDIAERAGVSIATVSRVLNYDDTLNVTDNTKKKVFEIAQELEYINNKTRKSKVQTYKIGIKREYSDKEEMEDTYYFLIRNTIEKIFLEERIDFFNIGNEEDYDRLKSLDGIIVIGSLNANDIDNYKLRNKNIVFVDYAPEDDEFDCVIVDLAKAVKKALEYLINLGHKNIGFIGGRDQKEQGNIELIDNREKAFYDYMRLKGILNEEYIRLGNFTPASGYKLTKDILDSGKYPTAFIMANDSMAIGAYKAIQEKGLRIPEDISIIGFNDISTAQYIVPALTTLRVHTEFISESAVNLLMERVKDGRKISKKVIVPTKLVIRESCRMI is encoded by the coding sequence ATGGCTACAATTAAGGACATAGCTGAAAGAGCAGGGGTATCTATAGCGACGGTTTCTAGAGTATTAAATTATGATGATACCTTAAATGTAACAGACAACACTAAAAAGAAAGTATTTGAAATAGCTCAAGAGCTTGAATATATCAACAATAAAACAAGAAAGAGCAAGGTGCAAACCTATAAGATAGGAATAAAAAGAGAGTATTCTGATAAGGAAGAAATGGAAGATACTTATTACTTCCTTATTAGAAATACCATAGAGAAAATATTTCTTGAAGAGAGAATTGATTTTTTTAACATTGGTAATGAGGAAGATTATGATAGACTAAAAAGTCTTGATGGAATTATTGTTATAGGAAGCCTTAATGCTAATGATATTGATAATTATAAGTTAAGAAATAAGAATATCGTTTTTGTAGATTATGCTCCTGAGGATGATGAATTTGATTGTGTTATAGTGGATTTAGCTAAGGCGGTGAAGAAAGCCTTGGAGTATTTAATCAATTTAGGGCATAAGAATATAGGTTTTATTGGTGGGCGAGACCAAAAAGAACAAGGAAATATTGAGCTTATAGATAACAGAGAAAAAGCCTTTTATGATTATATGAGACTAAAAGGGATACTTAATGAGGAATATATAAGACTTGGAAACTTTACACCTGCCAGTGGATATAAGCTTACAAAGGATATATTGGATAGTGGAAAATATCCTACTGCTTTTATAATGGCTAATGACTCAATGGCTATAGGTGCATATAAGGCAATACAAGAGAAGGGGCTAAGAATACCTGAAGATATAAGCATAATAGGTTTTAATGATATATCTACTGCTCAATATATAGTTCCTGCTTTAACTACGCTAAGAGTTCATACGGAATTTATAAGTGAATCTGCTGTGAATCTTCTAATGGAGAGGGTTAAAGATGGGCGTAAGATAAGTAAAAAAGTTATTGTGCCAACTAAACTTGTAATAAGAGAAAGTTGTAGAATGATATAA
- a CDS encoding DMT family transporter has protein sequence MRNKLADIALAIVAIIWGTGFAASQMALDARLSPFQIMTYRFFISSVLMIVMFWKEFVKIRLPEIKSGAIIGFFLFSSFAFQTIGLQYTTPSKNAFITATNVVMVPFIYWVFLRRKPDKYSIIGAILTIIGISFLTLEGSFSVGSGDLLTLVCALGFALHIISIGYFTKKHSPIQLVIVQMITAFFLSMVCLFFAQDAVTLTQKGIFAVLYLGVLSTTVAFLIQNIAQKYVNATKTAIILSTEAVFGTLSSVIFLGESLSLKMIIGCLIIFAAIIVTETKLDFIKVKRQMN, from the coding sequence ATGAGAAATAAACTAGCGGATATAGCTTTGGCAATAGTGGCTATTATTTGGGGAACTGGATTTGCAGCCTCTCAGATGGCACTAGATGCAAGACTTTCTCCATTTCAAATAATGACCTACAGGTTTTTTATATCCAGTGTCTTAATGATTGTTATGTTTTGGAAAGAATTTGTGAAAATTAGACTGCCAGAGATTAAGTCTGGGGCTATAATTGGATTTTTTCTATTTTCAAGCTTTGCTTTTCAAACTATAGGACTTCAATATACTACTCCTTCAAAAAATGCTTTTATAACAGCTACAAATGTTGTAATGGTTCCTTTTATATATTGGGTGTTTTTAAGGAGAAAACCAGACAAGTATTCCATTATTGGGGCTATACTCACTATCATAGGTATAAGCTTCCTAACATTAGAAGGTTCCTTTAGTGTAGGTTCTGGAGATTTACTAACTCTAGTTTGTGCCTTAGGCTTTGCGCTGCATATTATTTCTATTGGATATTTTACGAAGAAACATAGTCCAATACAGCTGGTAATAGTTCAAATGATAACTGCTTTTTTTCTATCAATGGTATGTTTGTTCTTCGCTCAAGATGCGGTGACTTTAACTCAAAAAGGAATTTTTGCGGTGCTTTATCTGGGTGTTTTAAGTACAACTGTAGCTTTTTTAATTCAGAATATAGCTCAAAAATATGTCAATGCTACAAAAACTGCAATAATTTTATCCACAGAAGCGGTTTTTGGTACGCTTTCATCAGTAATATTTCTAGGTGAGAGTTTAAGCTTGAAAATGATTATAGGCTGCTTAATAATTTTTGCTGCAATAATAGTTACCGAAACGAAGCTTGATTTTATAAAGGTTAAGCGCCAAATGAACTAA